The following DNA comes from Moritella sp. 24.
GAGTATAATCATTCTCTTGTGTTAGATAGCTTAAAACTTGTTTATTTTCACGTTCATCATCACGTAACCAAAAGTAATCATCTTGACGTGTATGCTGATGAATAGTCATTGAATGCGGTTGCTTCATCGCAACAGGGGCAGTAGTAGAGAGATCCATTTTCACAAGAAGATGTCCTATAAAATTAACTGAAGAAATGTTACTTATCTATTGAGCTCTAAGTACTCATTACATTAGGTGAATGATGATTCACCTAATGTAATGAGTACTAATATCCCAGATGCAAAAAAGGAGCGCAAGCGCTCCTTTTCATATATTTAACTATTAACCATTAATTGTTAACGAGTTAATTAGTCACGACGTGGACGACGTGGACGGCGTTCGCCACCAGTAGACTCACGACGCTCACCACCGTTAGAATCACGGCGTTGGCCACGATGACCACGGTCATTGTCACGTGCTGGACGATCGTTATCACGTGCTGGACGGCTACGCTCTTGACGACCTTCAGCTGCAACACCTTCAAGTTTGCTCATGCGTAATGCTTTGTTACAAACATAAACTTGCTGTAGTTGTTGTAACTGCTCGCTTGGCATACCTTTTGGTAATTCAATTGTTGAGTAGTCATCATGTAGACGGATACCACCGATGTTACGGCTGTTGATATTCGCTTCATTAGCAATAGCGCCAACGATGTTCTTAACTTGAACACCATCAGTACGACCAACTTCGATACGGAAAACTTCCATTTCAGCAGCTGGACGACGCTCACCACGTTCGCCACGTTCTGGACGGTCACCACGATCACGGCGTTCGCCACGGTCGTTACGATCACGGCCACGATCACCACGGTCATCTTCACGGAAACTACGTTCACGACGTGGAGCTTCAGGTGGTAATACTAATGGTTTTTCTTTCTGAGCCATGAATAATAACGCAGATGCAAGATCTAATTCGCTAAGTTCTAATTCTTCAGAAAGTTGACCAACTAGGTTTTTGTAGAAATCTAGGTTTTCGTCACCAGAAGAAAGTTCTGATAACTGATCACGGAAAGATGCGATACGTTTTTTCGTAACATCATCACGTGAAGGTAGATCCATCATAGTTAATGGCTGACGTGTAGCACGTTCAATCGCTTTTAATAAACGACGTTCGCGTGGTGCAGCAAATAAGATTGCAGTACCTTTACGTCCAGCACGGCCTGTACGACCGATACGGTGAACATATGATTCAGTGTCAGTTGGGATATCGTAGTTGATTACTAGGTCAATACGAGGAACGTCAAGACCACGTGCCGCAACGTCAGTCGCGATAACGATATCTAACTGGCCATTTTTCAAACGGTTTACAGTGCGCTCACGCATTGCTTGGTTTAAATCACCGTTTAGAGCAGCTGCAGAATAACCGCGAGCTTCTAATTTCTCAGCAAGTTCAACAGTCATTGTCTTAGTACGAGCAAAGATGATCACACCATCGTAGTCTTCAGTTTCAAGAATACGTGTTAGGCCGTCAAGTTTTGCTTGTAAGCCACCAATGATTAAACATTTTTGTTCAATGTTTTCAACAGTTGATGTTTTAGCTGCAATTTTAACTGCTGTCGGATCAGTCATGAAACGTTTCGTAATACGACGAATTTCTTCCGGCATAGTTGCAGAGAATAACGCCATTTGACGTTGTTCAGGTGTTTTAGATAGAATTGATTCTACATCATCGATAAAGCCCATACGTAGCATTTCATCAGCTTCGTCAAGTACTAGAGCTTTAATACCAGAAAGATCAAGCGTACCACGGTTAATGTGATCAATCACACGACCAGGTGTACCAACAATCACTTGTGGGTTACGTTTCAGTGCTTTTAACTGAATTGGGTAGCTTTGACCACCGTAGATAGGTAGTACATGGAATCCACGCATATGGCGTGAGTATGCTTGGAATGCTTCAGCAACTTGAATTGCTAGCTCACGCGTTGGTGCTAAAACCAATACTTGAGGTTTTGATAACGAAGTATCAATACGGCTCAATAATGGTAGTGCAAACGCAGCTGTTTTACCCGTACCAGTCTGTGCCATACCTAGCACATCACCACCATCCTGTAGTAACGGAATACATTCAGCTTGAATTGGTGAAGGTGTTTCATAACCTAGATCATTCAACGCTTTTAAAATTGGTTCAGGTAAATTTAAATCAGTAAATTGTACGGGTGATGTATCAGACATTCACGGGCCTCAGGTAGACGGGTCTTTGAATAAAGCTATATCAATTATAGCTCCACATATAGTATTTCGTGCGCAAAATTAGTGGTCTTTTGCTCAGACTCTTTTAAAGAGCGAAGCCACATAAAAAGGCCGACGTAGTGTACATCATTTAAAAATTAAAATCCGGATATATGCGGCCTAAATCACAAAAAAACAAAAAACAATTAAAAACACAAAAAAGAACAACTATAAATCAACAACTTAAAAGTTACGAATGAAACAACAAAATTTATTTAAAAAACAAATAAAAAAAAACCTCACCACTAAAGAGGTAAGGTTTATTGATTTTTTCAGTCAATTTTATGAATTAGTGTTCACGTGTCTCACGGAAAACAACATCAGGATAACGTTCTTGTGCAAGACGTAAATTAACCATAGTCGGCGCAATATACGTTAAGTTATCACCGCCATCTAATGCAATATTATCCCACGCTTTCTTTTTAAACTCTTCAAGTTTACGTGGATCAGCACAATCAACCCAACGTGCAGTTGCAACACTGATGCCTTCGTAAATCGCGTCTACTTTATATTCAGTACGTAAGCGATGCACAACCACATCAAACTGTAGAACACCAACAGCACCCACAATTAGATCATTTGAACGTTGTGGACGGAATACCTGTACCGCGCCTTCTTCTGATAATTGGATCAGACCTTTTTGCAGCTGTTTTTGCTTCAGTGGATCTTTTAAACGAATACGACGGAACATTTCTGGTGCGAAGTTAGGAATACCAGTAAATTTCAATAATTCACCTTGTGTAAACGTATCACCAATTTGGATCGTACCATGGTTATGTAAACCAATAATATCACCCGGATATGCTTCTTCAGTTTGTGTACGGTCACCGGCCATAAAGGTTACAGCATCAGAAATGCTGACATCTTTATTTAAGCGAACATGCTTCATTTTCATGCCTTTACTGTATTTGCCTGAACAAACACGCATGAAGGCAATACGGTCACGATGCTTTGGATCCATGTTTGCTTGGATCTTAAACACAAAACCAGAGAAAGTTTCATCACTTGGTTCAACAGTACGCAAATCTGACGCACGTGATTGTGGCTTTGGAGCCCATTCACATAAGCCATCTAGTACATGATCAACACCGAAGTTACCAAGTGCTGTACCGAAGTATACTGGCGTTAATTCGCCCGCCATAAACAAATCATAATCAAATTTGTTTGCAGCACCTTCAACAAGCTCCATATCATCACGTAGCTCTTGAGCGTAATCGCCCAGTGCTTCGTCAAGTTCAGGGTTGTTAATACCCTTAATAATGCGACTGTCTTGGATCATGTGACCCTGGCCCACGTTATACATGATCACTTCATCACGTAAAATGTGGTAAACACCTTTCAATTCTTTACCCATACCGATTGGCCAAGTAATTGGTGCACATGAAATTTTTAATACTTCTTCAACTTCATCCATTAAATCAATTGGATCGCGAATATCACGGTCAATTTTATTCATGAACGTTATAATTGGCGTATCACGTAAACGTGTTACTTCCATTAACTTAACTGTACGTGCTTCAACACCTTTTGCAGAGTCAATTACCATTAGGCAAGAGTCAACAGCGGTTAACGTACGGTAAGTATCTTCCGAGAAATCTTCATGTCCAGGAGTATCAAGTAAGTTTACTAAACTATCACGGTATGGGAACTGCATTACCGATGTGGTTACCGAGATACCACGTTCTTTTTCCATTTCCATCCAGTCAGATTTAGCATGCTGACCCGATTTTTTACCTTTTACAGTACCGGCTTTTTGTAATGCGTTTCCGAATAATAATACTTTTTCGGTGATAGTTGTTTTACCAGCATCGGGATGCGAGATAATCGCAAAAGTACGTCTTTTCGACACCTCTTGCTCAAGAATGCTATTTGACATGAATGAGTCTTCTCATTTGGTTAAATCTAATGGGCGCTATTTTCGCTGAAATAACGATGAGACACAAGGAAGACCTGCAATTAATAATTTGCAATATCGCGTAATGCCTCATGTAACGTCGGGCTGAATGATGTCACGCCACCAATAGGTTGCACACCTGCTCTCGCTAAGGTTTTTAATGGCTGAAATTGTAAATCACAAAATATCACTTGGGTGTTATAAATTTGGCATTGTTTGATAAATTGTTCCATCGCAGCAAGGCCACCTGCATCCAGTAACGGCACCGCATCTAAGTAAAGTACAAAACCATCTACTTCTGTCGTTTTATCTGCCAGCTCCGAAAATACGCGGTCAGCTGCAGCAAAAAATAACGGGCCATTAATTTTAAATACACGCCAGCCAGCAGGTATATCCACCGCTACAATACGTTTGTTATCAGTGATATCTGTAACTTTAACCATTTCAGCTATTTCTTTCATGAACAATACTGCAGCCAATAAAATACCTGCGGTAATAGCCAAAACCATATCAAATAATATCGTAAACGAAAAACAAATAGCGAAGACCCAAAGATCACTCTTTGGTGCCGTTTTTAATAAATGCCAAGCTTTAGGCGCTTCACTCATATTCCAAGCAACAACTAAAAGTAATGCCGCCATTGAAGGCATAGGTAAATAAGCGAGCAATGGTGCTAGTAGAACTAAACTCGCTAATACGACTAAACCATGAATGATAGCTGAAATAGGTGTTTGAGCACCTGCCTTAACATTCGCAGCAGAACGCGCAATCGCAGCAGTCGCGGTGATACCACCAAAAAATGGCGTGATGATATTACCGATACCTTGACCAAGTAATTCACTGTTCGCACTGTGTCGCTTCCCAGTCATGCCATCGAGTACAACGGCACATAATAATGATTCAATAGCACCTAGCATAGCGATAGCAAAAGCAGCCGGTAATAAATCCGAAACAAGTTTCCAACTTAAATTAAGCGGTTGACCATTAACACCAGCTTGTAGCCACGGCCATTCAAAGCTCGGTAAATAAGGTGGAATACCCGCGCCTTGAGTCCCATCAGGTAATAAGTAATGGAAACGGCTACCAATCGTCGCGATATCCATGCTCATATCGTTTAATACAGCCGCAAATAAACTACCTAGAATAACAGCGGGTAAATGAGCTGGAACAGGCGTTTTCAATTTAGGCCAGACTAACATGATAAATAATGTGAATGCTGCAACAGCAAAACTAGGGACATGTAACTCAGATAATCCATTTGCTAATACAGCTAGCTTATCCCAGTAATGCTCAGGTAAAGTCTCTATTGGTAAACCAAAAAAATCTTTAAGTTGTAAGGTAGCAATCACGACAGCAATACCGCCAGTAAAACCTAATGTCACTGCTTCAGGTATATATTCAATAAAACGACCAAGACGTAATACAGCCATACATACCAAGATCAGCCCTGACATTATAGTTGCCAATAATAAACCACCAAAGCCGTATTGCTGTACGATAGGATATAAAATGACAACAAATGCTGCAGTTGGTCCAGAGATGCTATAACGGCTACCACCACTAATCGCGATAATGATACCGCCAATGATTGCAGTATAAAGTCCATATTGAGGGGCTACACCACTTGCTATAGCAAGTGCCATCGCTAATGGAATGGCAATAATACCAACGGTAATACCCGCTAATAAATCTTTTCCGAACTTAGTCGAGTTATAACCATTTCGGTCCAACGACTCACGTAGCGCGTGTGCAATACGTAACGAAAAAAGATGAGCCCTTTGCTGCATTATACTGCCTTAAACTGTTAATTAGATCACGCAATTATAATCTTCTTTACAGCAGATACAATCAAGGTCAAAGCATTTAGCAACAAAATAGTCGTTTGCTTGATTCATATCAGAATTACCGACTAATTATCTTAATTTGCAAGCATGATCACATAAAAAATCCGGTGTTATACTTAAATTAGAGATAGTAAGCAAATTAGTGATTACAAGTAATCTAGCTAAATAATACTGGGATTAGCCAGATTAGGTTGCAGAGCTTAACCGAGATCACTATTATGTTCGTTAATCCATAAACCTATAATTAATTTGGAAGCAATGATGTTAGTACTAGGACACACAAACCCTGATTGTGACAGCTTAGCAGGCTCAATCTCTCTATCTGCATTTTTAACAAAACGCGATGGCAAAACAGTTACACCAATCATGCAAGGCGAACCGAATGCAGAAGGTCTTTTCTTGCTTGAACAAGCTGGACTAGAGTGCCCTGAAATCCGTACATCTATTGCTGGTGAAGAAGTTTGGATCATTGATTACTCAGATTTCAACCAAGCACCGAAAGATGCGCGCCAAGCAAAAATCCGCGGTATTGTTGATCACCATAAACTGGGTGACTTCGAAACTGACGAACAACTTGAAGCATGGATCTGGCCTTGTGGCTGTTCAAACACGATTGTGTACAACATGTACAAGATCCACAACATCGAGATCGATCAGAAAGTAGCTGTAATGATGTTAGGTGCAATCTTAAGTGACACAGTACACTTCAACTCACCAACATGTACACAAATCGATATCGATGCAGCACACGAGCTGGCTAAAATCGCTGGTATCGATGATATTGATGCTTTCGTTACAGCACAATTTGCAGCAAAATCTGATATTGCAGCAGTGCCTTCTGAAGAATTAATTCTACGTGACCTTAAGGTTTACACTATCGGTGAAAAAGACTTCTCAATTGCACAAGTAGAAATCACAAATGTTGATTCTGCACTAGCACGTAAAGAAGAATTACAAGCTGAACTAGTTAAATACAAAGCTGAGTTCGGTTACCACACAGCTTTAGTATTACTTACTGATATTACAAACCTAAATTCTGTTGCTTTAATCGAAAGTGAAGAAAGTGCGTTAGTAGCTGAAACGTTAGGTGGTACATTTATCGATGAATTGATTGATCTACCAAATGTTGTAAGCCGTAAAAAACAAGTATTACCACCGCTACAAACACAATTTAAGTAAGTCTTAATAGACTCTTATTACAGTGAAAAGTGCGTGATAGATACAAAAATGGGAGCTAATTAGCTCCCATTTTATTATTCATTTATCGTGTTATTTTGTGTCGCTTTTATACATTTCATCAATATCTTTTTTGTACTCACTTTCAATTACTTTTCGACGTAATTTTAATGTCGGTGTGATCTCACCTTTCTTCATACAAAATTCACGGTTCAATAATTTGAATTTTTTCACTTTTTCAAAGTTAGCTAATTCACCCTGAAGTTCGTGTAAACGCTTTTCGAACATAGTCACAATATGGCTATGACGTAGCAGCTCTGCTTTACTCGAGAATTGCAGATTGATGGAGTTTGCATACTCTTCCAATGCATCAAATGACGGCACGATTAACGCACTAACAAAATGACGTGAATCAGCGACAATCGCAACTTGGTCAATAAAGTGATCTTTATTTAATGTACCTTCAACCAATTGCGGTGCAATGTATTTACCATTCGATGTTTTCATTAGCTCTTTAATTCGCTCAGTCATCACAACTTCACCACTTGCTAATATCTCACCTGCATCACCTGTTTTTAGCCAACCATCAACAAAGTTCTTTGCGGTTTCTTCAGGCATATTGTAATAACCTTTCATCACCGTTGCACTACGCACTAAAATCTCGTTATCGTCCCCAATTTTTACTTCCATATCAGGCAAAGGCAAGCCAATAGAACCAAAGTCATAACCGGTCCCACGATGACAACACACAGTCGCAGTTGTTTCCGTCATACCATAGCCTGCTTGTAATTGAATACCGATTGATTGGAAAAATTGGTTTATATCAGGATCAACTTTCGCACCACCACAAGGTAAGAATCGAGTGTTACCACCTAAAATACCACGTAACTTAGAAAAGATAAGTTTATCAGCCAGCTTATGCTGAGTAGACAATAACAATGATGGTTTTTGATTATCATGAATAACTTTAAAGTGCGCTAAACCCACTTTTGTTGCCCAGCTAAACAGTGTTTTTTTAACTGCTGATGCTGATTCTAATCGACTATGGATAGTGCTGTATATTTTTTCGTATAAGCGTGGTACAGCCACTAATAATGTTGGTTTTACTTCAGCAATTACATCAATAATGAGTTTAGGATTCTCTAAATGCACATTCTGAGCACCGCAATGCATAAGATAAAAAGACCAGCTACGCTCAAGCACATGGCTTAATGGCAAGAAGGCAATCGACGTATCAGTTTCAGATACTTCAATCATTTTATCATGACTACTGAATGCAGCAGCAAAGTTAGTGTAATCGAGCATTACACCTTTTGGTTGGCCTGTTGTTCCAGATGTATAGATAAGGGTAACAAGATCATCCATACTTGTATCAGTAAGCCGCTGCTGAAATTCAGTTTCAGATGCTTCATCACCTTGCTGAATGAAATCAGAAAAGTGCATCGCGTTTGATTCGTCTTTTAAATCAATAGAATCAGTCAGCGCAATAATCAGTTTTAAATCACCAAAAGTTAATAATTCCAGTGCTTTATCAAATTGCTCTTGCCCGCCAACAAATAGGTAGTCTATATCTGCATTATTAACAATGTAGCGTGTTTGTTCTGTGGTATTGGTGGGATAAATAGGCACAGTGACACAGCGTGCCGCCAAGATACCTAAATCAGCAAAGCTCCACTCAGGGCGATTATTGGCAAAGATACCAACTTTAGCTTGAACTTCACAGCCAAGAAATAATAATGCTTTAGCAACACAGTCTGAGTTATCAAGTAATTCTGACCAAGTGGTATTTTTCCACTCACCATTTTCTTGAAAACGAATTGCGGTTGTCGCTTTACGTGCTGCAAATTTAGTTCTAAAACTGTTTACTAAATGTTGTGTCATTAGCTTCCCTGATTACCCATAAATAGAATTAAGCGCATAATATAATCACGGATAGTAATCATTAATCAGGGATAAGTATACAACCAATAGGCTTTCCCTATAGCAAACATGCTAAAGAATCACCCTGTCTTATCTTCAAACAATGTAGCACATCATAATTGCATCTTCTCTGCCTGATGCAGCAGGATAATAGCCAATACGGCGATCAACTTCGTTAAAGCCCACATTCAAATATAAATGATAGGCCCCATGATTAGACTCTCGTACCTCTAACCACAGCTGAAACAAATCTTGCTGCTGACATTCCTGGATAA
Coding sequences within:
- the dauA gene encoding C4-dicarboxylic acid transporter DauA: MQQRAHLFSLRIAHALRESLDRNGYNSTKFGKDLLAGITVGIIAIPLAMALAIASGVAPQYGLYTAIIGGIIIAISGGSRYSISGPTAAFVVILYPIVQQYGFGGLLLATIMSGLILVCMAVLRLGRFIEYIPEAVTLGFTGGIAVVIATLQLKDFFGLPIETLPEHYWDKLAVLANGLSELHVPSFAVAAFTLFIMLVWPKLKTPVPAHLPAVILGSLFAAVLNDMSMDIATIGSRFHYLLPDGTQGAGIPPYLPSFEWPWLQAGVNGQPLNLSWKLVSDLLPAAFAIAMLGAIESLLCAVVLDGMTGKRHSANSELLGQGIGNIITPFFGGITATAAIARSAANVKAGAQTPISAIIHGLVVLASLVLLAPLLAYLPMPSMAALLLVVAWNMSEAPKAWHLLKTAPKSDLWVFAICFSFTILFDMVLAITAGILLAAVLFMKEIAEMVKVTDITDNKRIVAVDIPAGWRVFKINGPLFFAAADRVFSELADKTTEVDGFVLYLDAVPLLDAGGLAAMEQFIKQCQIYNTQVIFCDLQFQPLKTLARAGVQPIGGVTSFSPTLHEALRDIANY
- a CDS encoding manganese-dependent inorganic pyrophosphatase, encoding MLVLGHTNPDCDSLAGSISLSAFLTKRDGKTVTPIMQGEPNAEGLFLLEQAGLECPEIRTSIAGEEVWIIDYSDFNQAPKDARQAKIRGIVDHHKLGDFETDEQLEAWIWPCGCSNTIVYNMYKIHNIEIDQKVAVMMLGAILSDTVHFNSPTCTQIDIDAAHELAKIAGIDDIDAFVTAQFAAKSDIAAVPSEELILRDLKVYTIGEKDFSIAQVEITNVDSALARKEELQAELVKYKAEFGYHTALVLLTDITNLNSVALIESEESALVAETLGGTFIDELIDLPNVVSRKKQVLPPLQTQFK
- the prfC gene encoding peptide chain release factor 3, with the translated sequence MSNSILEQEVSKRRTFAIISHPDAGKTTITEKVLLFGNALQKAGTVKGKKSGQHAKSDWMEMEKERGISVTTSVMQFPYRDSLVNLLDTPGHEDFSEDTYRTLTAVDSCLMVIDSAKGVEARTVKLMEVTRLRDTPIITFMNKIDRDIRDPIDLMDEVEEVLKISCAPITWPIGMGKELKGVYHILRDEVIMYNVGQGHMIQDSRIIKGINNPELDEALGDYAQELRDDMELVEGAANKFDYDLFMAGELTPVYFGTALGNFGVDHVLDGLCEWAPKPQSRASDLRTVEPSDETFSGFVFKIQANMDPKHRDRIAFMRVCSGKYSKGMKMKHVRLNKDVSISDAVTFMAGDRTQTEEAYPGDIIGLHNHGTIQIGDTFTQGELLKFTGIPNFAPEMFRRIRLKDPLKQKQLQKGLIQLSEEGAVQVFRPQRSNDLIVGAVGVLQFDVVVHRLRTEYKVDAIYEGISVATARWVDCADPRKLEEFKKKAWDNIALDGGDNLTYIAPTMVNLRLAQERYPDVVFRETREH
- a CDS encoding DEAD/DEAH box helicase, coding for MSDTSPVQFTDLNLPEPILKALNDLGYETPSPIQAECIPLLQDGGDVLGMAQTGTGKTAAFALPLLSRIDTSLSKPQVLVLAPTRELAIQVAEAFQAYSRHMRGFHVLPIYGGQSYPIQLKALKRNPQVIVGTPGRVIDHINRGTLDLSGIKALVLDEADEMLRMGFIDDVESILSKTPEQRQMALFSATMPEEIRRITKRFMTDPTAVKIAAKTSTVENIEQKCLIIGGLQAKLDGLTRILETEDYDGVIIFARTKTMTVELAEKLEARGYSAAALNGDLNQAMRERTVNRLKNGQLDIVIATDVAARGLDVPRIDLVINYDIPTDTESYVHRIGRTGRAGRKGTAILFAAPRERRLLKAIERATRQPLTMMDLPSRDDVTKKRIASFRDQLSELSSGDENLDFYKNLVGQLSEELELSELDLASALLFMAQKEKPLVLPPEAPRRERSFREDDRGDRGRDRNDRGERRDRGDRPERGERGERRPAAEMEVFRIEVGRTDGVQVKNIVGAIANEANINSRNIGGIRLHDDYSTIELPKGMPSEQLQQLQQVYVCNKALRMSKLEGVAAEGRQERSRPARDNDRPARDNDRGHRGQRRDSNGGERRESTGGERRPRRPRRD
- a CDS encoding long-chain fatty acid--CoA ligase, which codes for MTQHLVNSFRTKFAARKATTAIRFQENGEWKNTTWSELLDNSDCVAKALLFLGCEVQAKVGIFANNRPEWSFADLGILAARCVTVPIYPTNTTEQTRYIVNNADIDYLFVGGQEQFDKALELLTFGDLKLIIALTDSIDLKDESNAMHFSDFIQQGDEASETEFQQRLTDTSMDDLVTLIYTSGTTGQPKGVMLDYTNFAAAFSSHDKMIEVSETDTSIAFLPLSHVLERSWSFYLMHCGAQNVHLENPKLIIDVIAEVKPTLLVAVPRLYEKIYSTIHSRLESASAVKKTLFSWATKVGLAHFKVIHDNQKPSLLLSTQHKLADKLIFSKLRGILGGNTRFLPCGGAKVDPDINQFFQSIGIQLQAGYGMTETTATVCCHRGTGYDFGSIGLPLPDMEVKIGDDNEILVRSATVMKGYYNMPEETAKNFVDGWLKTGDAGEILASGEVVMTERIKELMKTSNGKYIAPQLVEGTLNKDHFIDQVAIVADSRHFVSALIVPSFDALEEYANSINLQFSSKAELLRHSHIVTMFEKRLHELQGELANFEKVKKFKLLNREFCMKKGEITPTLKLRRKVIESEYKKDIDEMYKSDTK